The window CGGCCGGGGCAAACCCGGATAAGTGGGGCGCTTCGCTGGTCTCAATCGGACCAGGAACGGGGAAGATCCTGGCCATGGCCCAGAACACCGTGTTCCTGCCCGAGCCGGGCAAGTTCGATACCCAGCTGAACTTCAACGTCGATTCCAGGGACACCGAGGGCAACGACCTCAATGGCGCCGGCGGGTTCCAGCCCGGGTCCACGATGAAGCCTTTTACCTTCGCGGAATGGCTCAAGGAGGGTAAGTCGATGGCGGCGGAGGTGGATGCCTCCCGGCGGACATATCCGCTCGACTTCAAGTGGAAATCCAGCTGCGGGAAGGTTCTCGGCGCCTACAACACGAAGGAGCGGAACCGCGGCGCGGCGGATGACCTGCAGAACAACGACGCCGGGTATTACCGTTCCATGCGCGTCGACTACGGACTGTACAACTCGATCAACACGGCCACGTTCGCGGAGGCCGTCCAGCTGGACTTCTGCGGGATCCAGAAGACAGTGGACGCGGTGGGGATCCACAGCGGCCTGGATAACGCGCAAGTGAATATGCATCAGCTGGGGAACCTGCTCGGGGCGATTGGCGTTGCGCCTCTGGTGCTGGCCAACGCCTTTGCAACGTTCGCCAATGACGGTAGGTATTGCGCGCCGGTGGCCATTACGGAGGTGAGCGATGCGGCAGGAAAGAAATTCCCGGCCGAGACGGTGTCCTGCCACGACGCCATCAAGCCCACCGTTGCCCGCGGGGTGAACTCCGTCCTGCAGGACGTTCTCAAGAAGGGCTCCGGCGTTTATATCAAGCCCAAAGTTCAGGGCAATTTCCCTGTCGCAGCCAAGACCGGAACGTCGAACACCAATGGCGCCACCTGGGTGGTGGGGTACACCTCCGGGGTCTCCACGGCCTCGTTCTTTGGGGACGCTTTGGAGGGTCAAAAGCGTCCCGGCCAGAACGTCACCGTCAACGGCAAGTTTTACAAAGCCATCGACGGTTACATGCTCGCCGGGCCTCAATGGGCAAACTACATGCTCGAGGTTGCCGGGCTTTATCCCACCAATGAATTTCCGCCGCCGCCCGAGTCCATGACCAAGAAGCCGGATCGCGGTGATTGACGGCCCGGCTTCTCGGGAGAGAGGAACTACGGATATATTCCGTCCGGTTAGGCGGCTGTTCTGCCCGAGTCCGGGAGGTTCCCAATCAGGGTGATGATCAAGGCCACATAAATGATGGCGAACACCACCCACAGGATGAACAAACCGATCCCCACCCAGCCGAGCACTTTCCCCTCCTGTGCGGGCACCCCGAAAGTCTCGGCCTTCTTGGCCTGGGCGATGGCCAGCGGCCCAAAGAGGATGCCCAGGCTAAAGATCGACAGCAGGCCGAACACTGTGGCCAGCCGTGCGTGCCGCATGCCCTCCATGAACCAGCCGAGCTGCCCCCTCGTGACTGGCTGCAGATCCTGATCTTGGAAGGCGTCCGGCTCGTACGGGCTGCTCGACATGGGTCCCCCTGTTTTAGGTGATGTTTGTGGTGGTTGCCGTCACAGCCTACGGCGGCCAAGGCACCGAACCGCGCTTTTCGAGCGTGTGTGCCTGCGGGCTAGGATGAAGCCAGCTTCGAGGCGGGGGTAGGGAATGCTTATGGCACACGAACCGCTGCTGTCCGCAGCACCCGGGTGGCGTCGTTGGGGTCGGGCTTATTACGCCTTACAGGCCGTCGGGGGATTTTTATGGTGGGTGGCGGTTTTCGTATCGCCGGAGACGCGCGCAGCGACCCTCGGCACTCTCGACCCGGCCACGGTGGCCGTCTTTGACATTCCCCTGTTCGTCCTGGCATCAGCCGCGGCAGCCTCTGGCGTCAGGGCGGCCGCGGTAGCGACCACCGGATGGACCGGCGGGGTCGCCGTCGCGCTCGCCGTCTACGCCACCTTCACTGCCGAGGCGGGCTGGGGTGTCCTGAGTATGGCCGCGGCCACGGCAGGATCGCTGATCGCGCTGTGCCTGGTCCTGCTGGGGCGGGTGCCGACCGGGTGGCTCATTCGCGGTCCGTTCGCCTTCCGCCCCGCCGGCAACCGCCGGACTGCCGCGACCAACGTGGCTTCGACCTTGGGGCAGATTGTCCTGTTCTGGGGGTTCTTCCTGGTGGTCCTGCCCGCCGTCATAGCGGTCCTGGAACAGCGCTGGGCGGTGGAGCTTCCCTTTCCATCATGGGCGGGCCCCACCGGGGGCGCGGTTCTGGTACTCGCCAGCGCTCTCGGCATCTGGTCGGCAGTTGTGATGTCAACGCTGGGAGCTGGCACTCCCCTGCCGTCGGCAATGCCCAACCACCTGGTCATCGCAGGTCCGTATCACTGGATCCGCAATCCGATGGCGGTCGCAGGCATCGCCCAGGGCGCCGCCGTTGGCCTTATCCTGCAGTCGTGGCTGGTCGTTGCCTATGCGGTGGCAGGTTCGCTGGTGTGGAACTACGCCGTCAGGCCGCTGGAGGAAACCGACCTTGAGCATCGGTTCGGCGCGGAATTCGAGCACTACCGCGGCACGGTGCGCTGCTGGCTGCCGGGGCTGCCGGCGTCCCGGCGGACCACCCGGACAATGTCCGGCAACTGTGCGGTGGCAGGCGAACGCGTTGAGCCGTAGAACCTCGTTGCTGATCACGGCCGCACTTGTCGCGTTGCTGCTCGCCGGCGCCCTCACGCAGGTGTGGGTTCTTCCCGCCGCGGTTGAGCGCGTGGTTGCCGTCTTTCCGGAAGTCAAACCGCTGGCGCTGCCCGCAATCGTCTGGGGAATCCTGGCGATCGCGTGCTGGCAGGCACCCGCCGGCATCGGCGTGTGGCTTGTCCTCCGTGCCCGCCACCACGGATTCGATACGTTGTCCTACGACTGGCTCCGGGTGGCCCTTGGTTGCCTGCTCGCTTTTATTGCATTGGTCGTGTCCGCAGTTGCTGCGTTGAGTGGCTTGGGGTACGCGACCCCGGGTGTGATGTTTGGCCTCATCGCTGGAGGGCTTGTGGCGCTGATCGCGGCCGGCGGCCTTGTTCTCGTCCTTGGGGACCGGCCCGCAGTCCTGCGGAGGCCGCACCACGAACCGGGAGCCCGGCGCCTATGCAGCCGCACTGCGTCGGCGTACCGTAAATGAACGTGAGCAACATGCCTCTTCCGCAGCGATGTGCGCAGATCGTAGCCGGGAGTTCCTTCGCGGACCGGGTGGCCGCCGCCCAGGAACTTGTGTATGGGCCGATCCTCGGCTGGGCCGGGCGCAGCCCGTTCCACACCGCTGTCCTTGGCCACTCCGTGCATCCGGTCCTCACCGACCTAACGCTCGGATGCTGGATCAGCGCGACCATCCTGGATGTGGCGGGAGGATCCCAGGCGCGCCGCAGTGCCGCACTCCTGGTCGGAGCCGGGCTGGCGGCGGCCGGGCCAACGGCGCTCGCAGGCGCCAGTGACTGGGCCGGAATGACGGGCGCCGAGCGCCGGATCGGCGCCGTTCACGCGCTGGGAACCGATGCCGCCGTGTTTCTTTTCCTCGGCTCCCTGATTGCACGCCGACGGGGCAGACATTCCCTGGGCACGGGGCTGGGCCTCGCTGGAAACGCCGTCGCGGCAGGGGCGGGCTTCCTGGGCGGGCATTTGGCACTTAACCGCGGAACCGCCAGGAGAGCCGTTTCTCCTGGTTAGCTCCCCGGCTTAGCTCCCCGGCGATCATGGTGCCATGCCCAGCAATCTGGCCACGCTTAGTCTCGATTCTGTCCAGCCACAGGTGCTGGCTGACTTCTGGTGCGCCGTCCTCGGTTAGCGTGGTGTCGAAGCTCTCCCGTTCCGTCCAGGATGTGGAAGGGCACGAGAACGCCGGCGCTCAACGGAGGCCGCCGTCACGGTCACCTACTCACCTACTCACCTGCTCCCCTGCTCCCCGGCTCACCGCCTTCCCCTCCGGCTCTTGCTCAATGTGGCTGCGGCGCGTATGAGAGAAGGATGACTGCGCACGATGGCGTCCTCCGCGGGCGTGTGGCTGTGGTGACCGGCTCCAGCCGGGGCCTGGGGTTCGCCATGGCCCGGCTGCTGGGGCACGCGGGAGCGACGGTGGTGGTGGCGTCCAGGTCCGACGACGACGTCGCGGCCGCCGTCGAACGGCTGCGCGCGGACGGGATCACGGCGTCCGGACGGCGGTGTGACACCGGTGAGCTGGCCGACGTCGAAGTTCTGCGCGACGAGGCCCTGCGCCTTGGGACGCTCGACATCTGGGTCAACAACGCCGGAACCTCCGGTGTTTTCGGGCCTACGGCGTCAACACCGGTGGACGACTTCACCCGGGTGGTCCGCACGAACATTCTCGGCACGTTCCATGGGTCCAGGGTTGCGCTGCCGGTGTTCCTCGATCAAGGCCATGGCGATCTCGTCAACGTTTACGGCCAGGGCGATCAGGGTCCGGTCGCGTTGCAAAATGCGTATGCGTCGAGCAAGCGGTGGGTCCGCCAGTTCACGGAGACGCTGCGGCTGGAAACCCGGAGCACCGGTGTCCGGGTGCATGGCATGAACCCGGGCCTGGTGACGACCGACATGCTGGGGCACATCACGTCCCAGCCCGGATACGAGCACGGACTGGGCGCACTGCAGGTTGTCGTTGGACTGTGGGGGCAGGGCCCTGATGCTGCCGCGCGCCCCTTGCTGGACCTCGTCACTTCCGACACCGCTGCATTCCGGTACCTGACCAAGAGGACCATGGTGACGCGGGGGGTCCGCAACGTGCTGGCCGGACGCCTCCGCCGCGCCAACCGCATGCCTCTGGACGTCACGGTCCTGGCAGATCACAGCCCGGAAGATCACAGCATAAAAGATCACGGCCCGGGAGATCGCGGCATAAAAGATCACCACGTGGAGTGACTGCGCTTCCCCTTCGTTACCCCGCAGTGCAGCCCAGGCGGCAGCAGGCTGTTCGTCTTATTGTCGGTGCCTGCCCCTAGTCTTTTGGTATGACAAGCAGAGCAGCTTTGAGTGCGGAGAGCAGGGAGTCTTTGGCAGCGCTGGCCGAGGCCGCGGCTGCGTTTGCTGTCTCCATGGCCGCCGCACCGGAGCAGGGCAATCCGCTTGGTCCCGATCCTTCGGGTAGCACCGATCCGTTGTTTGATGTGGCCGATGCGTGCCTGGACGCCCTGACGGACGTGGCCCGGTTTGAGGCCCGGGCCGCGGCGTTGAAGGTCCTGCTGACCGCTGAGTTCGTGCAGGCGGCCGGGGCCTTGGTACTCCCGGCGCGGTCCGCTCAGGAGGGCAGCGCGCAGGCGATGGCCGTTATTGCCGAGGTCGCGTGCGCCCTGACGGTCAGTGAAGGGACCGCCGCAGCCCTGGTCTCCGAATCCCGCGCGTTAACGACGGCGCTGCCGCGGACCCTGGCCGCGCTGCAGGCCGGCACGATCTCCTGGCAGCACGCCCGGATCGTTGTGGACGAAACCGCGCACTTGGACGCGGCCGGTGCCGCCGGGCTGGAGGAGCATTTCCTGGACCCCGAGGCCGCGAAACCGGCCCGCGGCTGCCCGGCCGGGGAGCTTGTCCCGGGACGGTTCCGGGCGAAAGTGCGCGCCTGGCGGGAACGCCACCACCCGGTCAGCATCGAAAAACGCCACGCCAAAAGCGCAGAAGACCGGCGGGTCGAGTTCGTCCCGGACCGGGACGGCATGGCCTGGCTCTCCACCTACCTGCCGGCAGCAACGGCCGCGGGGATCTGGGACCGGACCACCACCGCCGCCCGGGCCCTTCAAGGACCCTCCGAGGCCCGCACCCTGACCCAGCTCCGCGCCGACGTCGCCGCGGCGTGGCTGCTGACCAGCGGGACAAATCGAACGGATGCCACAGGTGGAACGGGTGGAACGGGTGGGACGGGTGGGACGGGTGCCGGGGATGTTCCGTCGCCCCGGGCGCAGGTTCTGATCACCGTCCCCGTCCTGTCCCTGCTGGGCGCCGCCGAAGAGCCCGCCACCTTGGACGGCTACGGTCCCATCCCGCCCTCCATGGCCCGCCGCCTGATCGCAGAAGGAGCCGGGTCCTTCCACCGGGTCCTGATCGATCCCCGCGACGGTGCACCGTTGGAGATCGGCCGGAGCAGTTACCGGCTCACCGGAGCCCAGCGGCGCTGGCTTCGGCTCCGGGACGGCAAGTGCCCCTTTCCAGGGTGTAACAATGCTTCCCTGGATAACGAAGCAGACCACCTGCTGGCCTGGGCCGACGGCGGCACCACCGGGATCACGAACCTGGGCCAGCCCTGCCGCAAACACCACCGCCTCAAACACACCTCAGCCTGGACACCCACCGGGGCCAGCAAAAACCACCCGCCAGGATGGACCTCACCAATGGGACGGCGGTACCCCAGCGAATCCCAGGACTGGGAACCACCACCCTGGCCCGGGCCCGTCCTGACCCAGGACCTGATATTCGACGTCGAACCTCCCCCGGACCAAGAACCTGAGTTCGATCCGGATCTACCTCCTGACGACGCCACCGGCCAAGATTTCGATCTTGACCTGCCCGAAGACCCTTTCCCGGACTTGTTTTCGGCTGCGTAGACGCGCCGCTCAGTTCCCGGCCCCTCCCGCCCGTTGGCGGGGACTGAGCGGGCGGGCTCAGTATTTGTAAAAGCCCTCGCCCGTGGTGACGCCAAGCTTGCCCTGGTCGATGTAGTTGTCCTTCAGGTACGCGGCGAACGCTTGGGACCCGGCGTCCCGGGAGGATGCGGCGATGTTGTAGGCGGTACCGAGCCCTACGACGTCGTAAATCTGGAACGGTCCGCTCGGCGCCCCCGTGGCGATGCGCCACGTCTTGTCGATCGTCTCCGGGCTGGCAATGCCCTGCAGCAGCAGGCCGGCGGCCGCGTTCAGGAGCGGGACCAGGAGTGAGTTCAGCACGTAGCCGGCTTTCTCCTTTTTGATCTCGATGGGCTCCAGTCCGCTGTTCCGGGCGAACTCGACGACGGCGTCGAACACCGCCGGATCGGTGTCGGCGGTGCCCATAACTTCGGCAATGTTCTGCGCCCAGATGTTGTTGGCGTAGTGGATGGCGAGGAAGCGATCGGGCCGGCCGGTGGAGTCCTTCAGGTCGCTGGGCAGCAGGGTTGAGGAGTTCGTGGCGAAGATGGTCTTGGCGGGGGCCAGGTCCGCGAGCTTGCGGTACGTGTCCTGCTTGAGCGCCAGCAGTTCGGGCACGGCTTCGATCACGAGGTCGGCGTCGGCGACGGCGGCGCCCAGGTCCGCGGTGAGGTGCAGGTTGGCAAGGGCTGCTTCCGTCGTGCCTTCGTCGGCGCCGGCAACTTGAGTCCGGTAGATACCGGCAAGCTGGGCAAAACGGGCCCTGGCCTTGTCCAGGGCTGCGTCGTCAATGTCATAGGCGGTGACGGCAAAACCGTGGAACGCTGCCTGGTAGGCGATTTGGGATCCAAGCACTCCGGTTCCGAGCACAGTCAGCGTTTTGATGTCGGTCATCTGCGTATTTCCTTTCGACGCGGGCGCTAGGGGCGGCCGGGGTTGACGGACCCGTAAATACTTCGGATCCAAATGGTTGATAACACGTCCAATGCGCGGGATTCCGCGATGGCGGGACTTTCCTGGTTCAGGACCGCGGTGATCACCCGCTCATTCATCAGGTTCAGGCTCACTGCGAGGTCGTGCGGGTCGATGCCGGCGGGGGCGGCACCCCGGGCCTGTTCGGCCCGGATGACGTCGGTGGAGAAGTCGGCCCAGGATTGCATGGATTTGGACCAAAGCGCCCGCACCTCATCGTTGCGGGCGCGTGCTGCGATAGCCGCGGTGGCGACGCCGCGGTGGGCCACGAACACGTCGACGAACATGCCGATGGACCGTGTCCAGGCGCCGGCAGGGTCACTGCCGAAGTCGCGCGGCAGATCACCCACCCCGTGTTCCACCTCGGTGATCACCCGGTCCAGAAGCGCCAGCAGCACCTCGTCCTTGGAGGCGAAATAGAAGTAGAAGGTGGGGCGGGAGATGCCGGCGCCCCGGGCCAGGTCCTCGATGGATATGTCGTCAAAGCCACGCTCGCCTAGCAGCGCCTCGGCCGTGACAAGGATGGCGTCCTGGCGCTCGTCCCCTGAGACCCGTGCTGTGCGTCTACCTCGTTGAGCCATGCGCCCATCCTAGCGCGCACTTTCAACGCGGTGTTGACTCCGTCAACTCCATGTCGATAACTTGGCTACATGAGCGAACACGTAGATGTGTTAATTGTCGGCGCAGGGCTGAGCGGGATTGGTTTCGCCAGCCGGCTTAAACGCGACCTGCCCGAAAAGAGCTTCGCGATTCTTGAATCCCGCGGCGCGGTGGGAGGCACCTGGGATCTGTTCCGGTACCCGGGCATCCGCTCGGATAGCGACATGTACACCCTCGGCTACTCGTTCCGGCCCTGGGCCGGCGCCAAGGCCATCGCCGACGGCGACTCAATCCGCGATTACATCGAGGCAACGGTTGCGGACGAAGGCCTGGAAGCCCGAATCCGGCTCAATCACCGGGTGATATCAGCCGAATGGTCCAGCGGCACCGCCCTGTGGACGGTCACGGCCCTCCGCACGTCCGGCGGCGAATACCGGCAGGACGATCCGGCGTCGACCGCCGAGACGGTCACCTTCACCTGCTCCTTCCTGTCCGTCTGCTCCGGTTATTACCGCTACGACGAAGGCTTCACCCCGGTCATCGAAGGTGCTGACAGCTTCGCGGGAACCATCGTGCACCCGCAGCACTGGCCCGCCGATCTGGACTACGAGGGCAAGCAGGTGGTGATCATCGGCAGCGGAGCCACTGCAGTGACGCTGGTGCCGTCAATGGCGAAGACCGCTGCCAAGGTCACCATGCTGCAGCGCTCCCCCACCTACATCGCGCCCGTGCCGTCCCGGGACCACCTCGCCGACCGGCTCCGCGGCAAACTGCCCGCGCAACTGGCGTACGACGTCGTACGGGCCAAGAACATCCTCTTCTCCATGTTCACGTACCAGCTCAGCCGACGCCGGCCCGAGACGATGAAGGCAATCCTCCGTAAATCGGCCATCGCCAAGCTTCCGGCGGGCTTTGCGGTCGATACACACCTGACGCCCTCGTACGAGCCGTGGGACCAGCGGCTGTGCGCGATCCCCAACGGGGACCTTTACCGCGCCATCAGTGCGGGCACCGCCGACATCGTGACC is drawn from Micrococcaceae bacterium Sec5.8 and contains these coding sequences:
- a CDS encoding transglycosylase domain-containing protein; the encoded protein is MARTGSQFAAGLWRIFGYFVVSAMCGVLAASLLVPAVASVGIAARQSIIFFNNLPSELTVDTPSQSTKVLTADGKTIATFYAENRVRVGLDQISPFMKDAIVAIEDRRFYEHGGVDGQGILRALASNLTMGGRQGASTLTQQYVTNVLNESLISADKGDRIVLNGQKSIGDKVREMRLAIELEKKYTKDQILAGYLNIVFFSRDAYGIEAASRHFFSTGAKDLTLPQAALLAGLVKSPSFYNPEVYPDNAMQRRNQVLDAMLTLGRISQADYDAAVATGVELHITEGKQGCAGAEMAPYFCDYVSHLILNNPAYGVDLPARVKKLYRGGLTITTTLDSRLQAAAQQQVDATAGANPDKWGASLVSIGPGTGKILAMAQNTVFLPEPGKFDTQLNFNVDSRDTEGNDLNGAGGFQPGSTMKPFTFAEWLKEGKSMAAEVDASRRTYPLDFKWKSSCGKVLGAYNTKERNRGAADDLQNNDAGYYRSMRVDYGLYNSINTATFAEAVQLDFCGIQKTVDAVGIHSGLDNAQVNMHQLGNLLGAIGVAPLVLANAFATFANDGRYCAPVAITEVSDAAGKKFPAETVSCHDAIKPTVARGVNSVLQDVLKKGSGVYIKPKVQGNFPVAAKTGTSNTNGATWVVGYTSGVSTASFFGDALEGQKRPGQNVTVNGKFYKAIDGYMLAGPQWANYMLEVAGLYPTNEFPPPPESMTKKPDRGD
- a CDS encoding isoprenylcysteine carboxylmethyltransferase family protein, whose product is MAHEPLLSAAPGWRRWGRAYYALQAVGGFLWWVAVFVSPETRAATLGTLDPATVAVFDIPLFVLASAAAASGVRAAAVATTGWTGGVAVALAVYATFTAEAGWGVLSMAAATAGSLIALCLVLLGRVPTGWLIRGPFAFRPAGNRRTAATNVASTLGQIVLFWGFFLVVLPAVIAVLEQRWAVELPFPSWAGPTGGAVLVLASALGIWSAVVMSTLGAGTPLPSAMPNHLVIAGPYHWIRNPMAVAGIAQGAAVGLILQSWLVVAYAVAGSLVWNYAVRPLEETDLEHRFGAEFEHYRGTVRCWLPGLPASRRTTRTMSGNCAVAGERVEP
- a CDS encoding DUF2975 domain-containing protein, translated to MSRRTSLLITAALVALLLAGALTQVWVLPAAVERVVAVFPEVKPLALPAIVWGILAIACWQAPAGIGVWLVLRARHHGFDTLSYDWLRVALGCLLAFIALVVSAVAALSGLGYATPGVMFGLIAGGLVALIAAGGLVLVLGDRPAVLRRPHHEPGARRLCSRTASAYRK
- a CDS encoding DUF2231 domain-containing protein — its product is MPLPQRCAQIVAGSSFADRVAAAQELVYGPILGWAGRSPFHTAVLGHSVHPVLTDLTLGCWISATILDVAGGSQARRSAALLVGAGLAAAGPTALAGASDWAGMTGAERRIGAVHALGTDAAVFLFLGSLIARRRGRHSLGTGLGLAGNAVAAGAGFLGGHLALNRGTARRAVSPG
- a CDS encoding SDR family oxidoreductase encodes the protein MTAHDGVLRGRVAVVTGSSRGLGFAMARLLGHAGATVVVASRSDDDVAAAVERLRADGITASGRRCDTGELADVEVLRDEALRLGTLDIWVNNAGTSGVFGPTASTPVDDFTRVVRTNILGTFHGSRVALPVFLDQGHGDLVNVYGQGDQGPVALQNAYASSKRWVRQFTETLRLETRSTGVRVHGMNPGLVTTDMLGHITSQPGYEHGLGALQVVVGLWGQGPDAAARPLLDLVTSDTAAFRYLTKRTMVTRGVRNVLAGRLRRANRMPLDVTVLADHSPEDHSIKDHGPGDRGIKDHHVE
- a CDS encoding DUF222 domain-containing protein, which translates into the protein MAAAPEQGNPLGPDPSGSTDPLFDVADACLDALTDVARFEARAAALKVLLTAEFVQAAGALVLPARSAQEGSAQAMAVIAEVACALTVSEGTAAALVSESRALTTALPRTLAALQAGTISWQHARIVVDETAHLDAAGAAGLEEHFLDPEAAKPARGCPAGELVPGRFRAKVRAWRERHHPVSIEKRHAKSAEDRRVEFVPDRDGMAWLSTYLPAATAAGIWDRTTTAARALQGPSEARTLTQLRADVAAAWLLTSGTNRTDATGGTGGTGGTGGTGAGDVPSPRAQVLITVPVLSLLGAAEEPATLDGYGPIPPSMARRLIAEGAGSFHRVLIDPRDGAPLEIGRSSYRLTGAQRRWLRLRDGKCPFPGCNNASLDNEADHLLAWADGGTTGITNLGQPCRKHHRLKHTSAWTPTGASKNHPPGWTSPMGRRYPSESQDWEPPPWPGPVLTQDLIFDVEPPPDQEPEFDPDLPPDDATGQDFDLDLPEDPFPDLFSAA
- a CDS encoding 3-hydroxyacyl-CoA dehydrogenase, coding for MTDIKTLTVLGTGVLGSQIAYQAAFHGFAVTAYDIDDAALDKARARFAQLAGIYRTQVAGADEGTTEAALANLHLTADLGAAVADADLVIEAVPELLALKQDTYRKLADLAPAKTIFATNSSTLLPSDLKDSTGRPDRFLAIHYANNIWAQNIAEVMGTADTDPAVFDAVVEFARNSGLEPIEIKKEKAGYVLNSLLVPLLNAAAGLLLQGIASPETIDKTWRIATGAPSGPFQIYDVVGLGTAYNIAASSRDAGSQAFAAYLKDNYIDQGKLGVTTGEGFYKY
- a CDS encoding TetR/AcrR family transcriptional regulator; amino-acid sequence: MAQRGRRTARVSGDERQDAILVTAEALLGERGFDDISIEDLARGAGISRPTFYFYFASKDEVLLALLDRVITEVEHGVGDLPRDFGSDPAGAWTRSIGMFVDVFVAHRGVATAAIAARARNDEVRALWSKSMQSWADFSTDVIRAEQARGAAPAGIDPHDLAVSLNLMNERVITAVLNQESPAIAESRALDVLSTIWIRSIYGSVNPGRP